One segment of Paenibacillus rhizovicinus DNA contains the following:
- the mobA gene encoding molybdenum cofactor guanylyltransferase, which produces MRAEEVTGVILAGGLSTRMGSDKALLPVAGKPLIRHLAEGMLALGIRRIVVACGTEERGRDYGNRLQGLHQGLTGEIAFAADRYPGCGPLAGLHAALSAMPEGGYAFVMACDMPMVSAALFDRLRQAVTGTEALLDPTPQAVLTPNQPFHALYHASALGELEPRLERSDLRVMSLLGALRTIRVAISEEDEASAFINLNTPELYEQFARRSE; this is translated from the coding sequence ATGAGAGCGGAGGAAGTGACCGGCGTTATTCTTGCAGGCGGGCTGAGCACGCGCATGGGAAGTGACAAGGCGCTGCTGCCTGTGGCGGGCAAACCGCTTATTCGTCATTTGGCGGAAGGGATGCTGGCGCTCGGTATCCGGCGCATTGTCGTCGCTTGCGGCACGGAAGAAAGGGGGCGGGATTACGGCAACCGGCTGCAGGGGCTGCATCAAGGGCTGACGGGGGAGATTGCTTTTGCGGCTGACCGTTACCCGGGCTGCGGCCCGTTGGCCGGTTTGCATGCGGCGTTGTCCGCGATGCCGGAAGGCGGGTATGCCTTCGTCATGGCATGCGACATGCCGATGGTTTCGGCGGCGCTGTTCGACCGGCTGCGGCAGGCCGTTACTGGCACCGAGGCGTTACTCGATCCAACGCCGCAAGCCGTCTTAACGCCGAACCAGCCCTTCCATGCGCTCTACCATGCGAGCGCGCTTGGGGAGCTGGAGCCGCGGCTGGAACGAAGCGATCTGCGGGTCATGTCGCTGCTGGGCGCGCTGCGGACCATAAGGGTCGCCATATCCGAGGAGGATGAGGCGTCGGCCTTCATCAACCTGAATACGCCCGAGCTATACGAGCAGTTTGCGCGCCGCAGCGAGTAG
- a CDS encoding nitroreductase family protein → MIQMSLEEIVKGRRSIRKLTNEPEVPRSQIEEVIKLALHAPSAFNMQSGRLVVLTGAHHEQLWDIVTETLRARVPAEKFGATQDRMNGFRAGAGTVLFFEDQALVKTTQEKSPPSYQAHFHNWSQQGSAILQYAVWLGLTEQGLAASLQHYNPIIDEKVMREWEIPDDWALVAQMPYGRPAETPGERTFLPYADVVKWH, encoded by the coding sequence ATGATTCAGATGTCATTGGAAGAGATCGTAAAAGGACGCCGTTCCATTCGCAAGCTGACCAACGAGCCGGAGGTGCCGCGGTCGCAGATCGAGGAAGTCATCAAGCTTGCCCTCCATGCGCCTTCAGCCTTCAATATGCAGAGCGGCCGGTTGGTCGTATTGACCGGCGCGCACCACGAGCAGCTGTGGGATATCGTCACGGAGACATTGCGCGCCCGTGTACCGGCCGAGAAATTCGGCGCGACGCAGGACCGCATGAACGGCTTCCGCGCCGGAGCCGGCACCGTGCTGTTCTTCGAGGACCAAGCCCTGGTCAAGACGACGCAGGAGAAATCGCCGCCGTCCTACCAGGCGCACTTCCACAATTGGTCGCAGCAAGGAAGCGCCATTCTGCAGTACGCCGTCTGGCTCGGCTTGACCGAACAGGGCCTTGCCGCATCGCTGCAGCACTATAACCCGATCATCGACGAGAAGGTCATGCGCGAGTGGGAAATTCCGGACGACTGGGCACTCGTTGCTCAGATGCCTTACGGGCGGCCGGCCGAGACGCCGGGCGAACGCACCTTCCTGCCTTATGCGGACGTCGTGAAGTGGCACTAA
- a CDS encoding Rrf2 family transcriptional regulator has product MAISSRFSVAVHVLCLLDVTHPARLTSERIAGSVNTNPVVIRRMMGMLSKAGLIRTTAGVAGAELTRDADRITLLDVYRAVRQEQQEGLFSLHEDTNPACRVGRHITSALEDTLAHAQTAMEAELAKATVKQVAGTILQREVLEDYA; this is encoded by the coding sequence ATGGCCATCAGCAGTCGATTTTCGGTTGCCGTCCACGTCTTGTGCTTGCTCGATGTCACGCATCCGGCCCGCTTGACCTCGGAGCGGATCGCGGGCAGCGTCAACACCAATCCCGTCGTCATTCGGCGCATGATGGGGATGCTGAGCAAAGCAGGCCTCATCCGCACAACGGCCGGCGTTGCCGGTGCCGAGCTCACTCGCGATGCAGACCGAATCACGCTGCTCGACGTGTACCGCGCGGTAAGGCAGGAACAGCAGGAAGGCTTGTTCTCCCTGCATGAAGATACCAATCCGGCTTGCCGGGTAGGCCGGCATATTACGTCCGCGCTCGAAGATACGCTGGCTCATGCACAAACCGCGATGGAGGCAGAGCTTGCGAAAGCGACGGTCAAGCAGGTGGCGGGGACGATTTTACAACGGGAAGTATTAGAAGACTACGCTTGA